One Herbaspirillum rubrisubalbicans genomic window carries:
- a CDS encoding SMI1/KNR4 family protein: protein MFEVGFRPEADVQNNELDTMLPSIPSSYRDYIQENGLFEGFTVDDALPGYVSLWAMDEISESNSDIEIETYAPGFIAFAGNGGGEVLAFDERGSVYMLPLIGMEPEAAIRIADSFHDFASQFVR, encoded by the coding sequence GTGTTTGAAGTCGGCTTCCGGCCAGAAGCCGACGTTCAAAATAATGAGCTAGATACTATGCTTCCATCGATACCAAGCAGCTACCGCGACTATATTCAAGAAAATGGTTTGTTCGAAGGGTTTACTGTCGATGATGCGCTCCCAGGCTACGTTAGCCTCTGGGCTATGGATGAAATTTCTGAAAGCAATTCGGATATTGAAATCGAAACGTACGCGCCGGGCTTCATTGCTTTTGCGGGGAATGGCGGAGGTGAAGTGCTAGCCTTTGATGAACGAGGGAGTGTCTACATGTTGCCACTGATTGGAATGGAGCCTGAGGCCGCCATCCGAATAGCCGATAGCTTTCACGATTTCGCCAGTCAATTCGTCCGCTAG